The DNA sequence AAATCATATTGTTCCTGATGAAATTCAATCGGTGCATCACAAATAATAGTGGCCAATTTTTTTGAAAGGATTCCACGTTCTGCTGAGTTTTCTACTTTCTCTTTTAACTTTCCTTTTAAATCTGCCGTGTTTGCTAAAAGATTTTCAATACTTCCGTATTCTTTTAGAAACTTCTTGGCGGTTTTTTCACCAACTCCTTCAAGACCAGGAATATTATCCACAGCATCGCCCATCATGGCCAGGAAATCAATAACCTGTTTTGGATCTTCGATTTCGTATTTTGCTTTAACTTCTTCAACGCCTAGAATTTCGAATTCAGCCCCTTTTAAACCGGGTTTATAAATCTTGACGTTCTCTGTCACCAATTGTGCAAAATCTTTATCTGGCGTCACCATAAAAGTTTGATAACCTTCTTTTTCTGCCTTTACAGAAAGAGTTCCAATTAAATCATCGGCTTCATAACCTTCCAGACCAATTATGGGAACGTGCATCGCCTCTAAGATTCTATGAATATACGGAATAGCCAGTTTAATGGCTTCGGGAGTTTCATTTCTGTTGGCTTTGTATTCGGCAAAATCAGCGGTTCGAACGCTGGCTTGTCCGACATCGAAAACGACGGCTAAATGCGTAGGTTTTTCTCTTCTAATTAATTCAATTAAAGAGTTGGTAAAACCAAAAATAGCGGAGGTATCAATCCCGGTACTTGTGATACGCGGACTTCTTATTAAAGCATAATATCCACGGAAAATCATCGCGTACGCATCGATGAGGAAAAGCCTTTTATCGTTGTTTTCTGACATAGAAGCAAAGATATAAAAAAGATAGGAGGAGTGGTATTTTCAATGGAAATTTTGATTGACGAAATCGAATTGATAAGAGAGTGAAAATGCTTTAAACACAAATTGTACAAAGAGTTTCAAAAATTTCACAATTTGAGAGTTTGAAGATTTGAGAACTTGAGAATTGATAATTAAAATTTAACCATTAAGATTTTGGTTAAGGAGTGAAGAGAGTTAAGATGTCCTTTGGAAATTGCGTGGTGTATTAATGAAATTTATTATAACACAATTTACACAAACAGTTTCTTAAATTTCATTTAACTGTTGACAATTGACCATTACAATTTAATCATTAAGGTTTTGGTTAAGGAGTGAAGAGAATTAAGATGTCCTTCGGAAATTGAGTGGTGTAAAAATATTAGAAAATATTATTTTCGTTAAAAATCTACTCTGAAATGGTCGTTGTTGAATTTGAGTTGTTCTGCTTGTGGATTACTTTTAAGGCTAGAGTGGCAAAAAAACCACCGGCAAAAAAGCCCATTAAGGAACCCATTAAAATATCAAGTGGAAAATGGACGCCCAAATAAATTCGGCTGTAAGAAACGATGATGGCCCAAATGAATAAAATATAAGGAAGCAATCGGTATTTTCGATAAAGAAGCAAAGACATAAAAGTGGCGATAAAAAATGTGTTTGCAGCATGACTGGAATAGAATCCAAACTGTCCGCCACATTTTACGTCACGCATTAAGCCTGTTAAAGTTGGATCGTGACAAGGTCGTAAACGTGCAACTCCGGTTTTGAAAATTCCCGCTAATTGATCGGAGAAGGTAACTCCTAAAGCAATAAATATGAGAATAAAAACTAAATTTCGAAGTTGATAGTTTTTAAATAAAAGATAAAGAAAAATGATATAAAGTGGAATCCATATCCAGGTCGCAGAAATCATGATCCAGAATTGGTCGAAAGAATGACTTCCCAAATTATTGAGAAATAAAAACATCGATCTATCTTCCTGAATAATCTCGTGCATCTTAACGGCTTACTGGTCCTTCGTGAGAATCGTTTTCAGAAAGATTGACTTTGGGTTCTTCCCGCTGGGCAAGAGCTTGTTTGTCAAGATCAGCCATTGGATTAAAATCCATTGCTGCTTGCTTTACTTTATCAATTTCTCTTTTGATTTCAGAAACAGGATTGTCCGTTTCTTTTAAGATTTCAGTTTTCACGTCTTCCATGGCGCCACGCATTTTGCGTACTCCCTGTCCTAAATCGCGCGCAATCTGCGGTAATTTATTTGGACCAAACAAGACAACGATTGCTAAGGCAATCATGAGCATTTCACCTATACTTAATTCCATGGTGTAAAATTACAAAAGATTATGGTATCGTTTTTCATTTTTAAAATTAAATTATTCTTAAAATTTGATTGGAATTCAAGAGGTTAAAATTTCAATTACGGATTTTTTTTTCTCAGGAAGATCCTATTCACCAATATAACACTGATTGCCATTAAAATAAATCCCAGGAAAAAGGGTGCTCCCGGAAATTTAAATGGTGCCGAATCGTGTGTAAAATAATAAAAAACATTCGTCATTAAGGGTGGACCGATGATCGCAGTAAAACTAATTAAACTTGCCAAAGCTCCTTGTAATTCTCCCTGTTCATTCTTTGGAACTTGTGATGAAATTACAGATTGTAAAGCAGGTCCCGCAATTCCACCTAAGCCATAAGGAATTAAAAAGGCAAACATCATCCAACTTTGACTGGCGAAAGCGAACAGAATTAAACCAACTGCATAAAGTGCCAGTCCATAAACAATGGTTCTTTCATTACCGAGTTTGGGTTGTATTAATCGTATTAAATATCCCTGAACTAACGCTGCCATTAAACCGACTGCTCCCAATGAAAGTCCAACTACTTTTTCTGTCCAGCCGAATTTGTACATCGTAAAGAAAGTCCAGTTGGTTTGTACGGCATGTCCGGCAATGTAAACGAGAACTAAGGTTGAAATTAAACCTAATATTTCTGGATGTTTTTTCAGTTGCAATAAAGAACCAATGGGATTTGCCCGTTTCCAGTTGAAAGGTCGCCGGTGTTCTTTGTCGAGACTTTCGGGAAGAATAAACCAACCGTAAAGAAAGTTGACTAAACATAAACCAGAGGCTGCGTAGAACGGAACTCTTGCTCCGTATTGTCCAAGGAATCCACCGATGACCGGACCGATAATAAATCCTAAACCAAAAGCGGCACCAATCATTCCGAAGTTTTTGGCGCGGTCTTCATCATTGGATATATCAGCGATATAAGCACTTGCCGTAGTGATACTCGCGCCTGTAACTCCTGATAAAATTCTTCCGACAAAAAGCCAGAAGATGGTTGGAGCAATTGCCTGAATGAAAAAGTTCATTGAAAATCCTAACAATGAAAAAAGGATAATCGGTCGTCTGCCAAACTTATCACTCAATCCTCCTAAAACGGATGCGAAAATAAATTGCATTCCGGCATACGCAAAACTGAGCCAGCCTCCGTAGCGGGAAGCGACACTTAAATCAGTAGTACCAACTAATTCCTGAATCAGTTTCGGAACTACTGGAATCACGATTCCCCACCCTGTAATATCAATTAGTAAGGTGATGAAAATGAAACCTATGGCGGCGGATTTTCGATTTTTTTTCATTGCGGGTGTAAAGATAGTTTTTTGTCAGGTTTTTTTTATAATTAGATTTAATTACTTAAAAAAGTAACTGTTTGAAAATACGAATTTTTAACACAAAGACGCAAAGTAGTATATAACTTACTGTAAAAATTACGGGCGCAAAGGCACTTCGTTTAGCAATGGGTAAAGCATAAGCATAATAATAAAAGAAATCTTTAATTGTAGAATACTAACTCTAATCTCTCAGTGAAATTCAAATGTTGGTGTTTGAGGATTGAACCATTTTCACATTAATAAAGATCTTCGATTAAATCGGGATTTGCAGCCCGACTTGAACGGAGCTCTTTCTAGTTGGTGGCTGAGCTTGTCGAAGCCACCAATTAAAAAAGCGGGAGTGGAAGGCGGAAATGTCTGCCCAAATAGAAAATAAAAAAATTCGGATTTGCTAAATATATTTTCTTATAAAAGTAGATATGACGAATCTTTTAAACAAAAAAAATGTCCCTCTTTCGAAGGACATTTATTATTTAAATATAAAATTTATTTCTTAGTTCTTTTGTCAATGACTTCTACATCGACTGAAGTTCTACCGTGTAGTTTTTCTTCTGGTCCTTTTCCTTTCCCTTTTAAGAAATCATAAGCGATTGCCGAGGAAATAAAGATGGATGAATAAGTACCGAAACCGATACCCAATAACAAGGCGAACATGAATCCTCTTAGGTTTTCTCCACCGAAAATAAAGATGGCCAAGATTACCAATATCGTGGTGAATGACGTATTGAACGTTCTACCCAAGGTACTTGAGATAGAGTCATCAAATAATCCTGCCAAAGTAAGGGATTTTTTCTCTCTTAAATATTCACGGATCCTGTCGAATACAATTACGGTATCATTAATGGAATATCCTAATACCGTCAAAATTGCTGCAATGAAATCCTGGTTGATCTCCATGTTAAACGGCATGTATTTGTGCAGTAATGAATAGGTTCCTAAGATGATAATCGCATCGTGAGCCAAACCAACAATTGCTCCTAAAGAGAACTGCCATTTGGTAAAGCGAACTAAAATATAAAGGAAGATTCCCGCTAAAGCTGCGATTACCGCGAACATTCCACCTGTTTTGATATCATCTGCAACGGTTGGTCCTACTTTGGTAGAAGACACGATTCCGGCATGAGAAGCATCTGGTGATTTGAATTCTTGTAAAGTTAAACCTGCTGGGAGTTCTGCTTTTAATCCTTCATATAATTTTTGCTCGATGGTTAGATCGGCTTTCAAAGATTCGTCATCAATTAAATAATCCGTAGAGATTTTTAACTGGTTACCGCTTCCGAAAGTTTTTGCTTCTACAGCAGATAGTTTCCCATCTTCAGTAGAGAACATTTTGATTAAATCTTTTTCCGTTTTATCAGCATCAACTGGTTTATCGAATTTCACAACGTAGTTTCTACCACCTGTAAAGTCAATACCATATTTGAAGCCATTTACATAGATGGAAACTAAACTTCCAACAGTAAGAAATGCAGAGATGATGTAAGCATATTTTCTTTTTCCAATAAAGTCGATCCAAACATTTCTGAATAAGTTTTTAGTCATAGGCGTCCAAACTGACAATCCTTTTCCTTTGTTCAATCTTGCAAAAATCATTACTCTTGATAACAATACCGAAGTAAAGAAGGTCATCAAAATACCGATGATTAATGTTACTGCAAATCCTTTAATTGGACCTGTTCCGAAGATATACAAAACAATTGCAGTTAGAATCGTAGTCGAGTGACCATCGATAATCGCCGAAAGTGCATGTTTGAAACCGTCTTTGTACGCTTCCAGAATACCTTTACCAGCGAAGAGTTCTTCTTTGGTTCTTTCATAAATAATTACGTTGGTATCCACCGCCATCGCCATGGAGAGGACGATACCCGCGATACCAGGCAAGGTTAAGGTCGCATCTACAGA is a window from the Kaistella flava (ex Peng et al. 2021) genome containing:
- a CDS encoding phosphatase PAP2 family protein, whose product is MHEIIQEDRSMFLFLNNLGSHSFDQFWIMISATWIWIPLYIIFLYLLFKNYQLRNLVFILIFIALGVTFSDQLAGIFKTGVARLRPCHDPTLTGLMRDVKCGGQFGFYSSHAANTFFIATFMSLLLYRKYRLLPYILFIWAIIVSYSRIYLGVHFPLDILMGSLMGFFAGGFFATLALKVIHKQNNSNSTTTISE
- a CDS encoding twin-arginine translocase TatA/TatE family subunit, which translates into the protein MELSIGEMLMIALAIVVLFGPNKLPQIARDLGQGVRKMRGAMEDVKTEILKETDNPVSEIKREIDKVKQAAMDFNPMADLDKQALAQREEPKVNLSENDSHEGPVSR
- a CDS encoding TCR/Tet family MFS transporter, translated to MKKNRKSAAIGFIFITLLIDITGWGIVIPVVPKLIQELVGTTDLSVASRYGGWLSFAYAGMQFIFASVLGGLSDKFGRRPIILFSLLGFSMNFFIQAIAPTIFWLFVGRILSGVTGASITTASAYIADISNDEDRAKNFGMIGAAFGLGFIIGPVIGGFLGQYGARVPFYAASGLCLVNFLYGWFILPESLDKEHRRPFNWKRANPIGSLLQLKKHPEILGLISTLVLVYIAGHAVQTNWTFFTMYKFGWTEKVVGLSLGAVGLMAALVQGYLIRLIQPKLGNERTIVYGLALYAVGLILFAFASQSWMMFAFLIPYGLGGIAGPALQSVISSQVPKNEQGELQGALASLISFTAIIGPPLMTNVFYYFTHDSAPFKFPGAPFFLGFILMAISVILVNRIFLRKKNP